In Ahaetulla prasina isolate Xishuangbanna chromosome 6, ASM2864084v1, whole genome shotgun sequence, a single window of DNA contains:
- the CLDN16 gene encoding claudin-16 encodes MRFLLQYLGCFSAFLSVGLLIMATWTDCWMVNTDDSLEVSATCRGLWWECVTNAFDGITTCDEYDSIFAEHPVKLVLTRVLLITADLLAGLGFVFLLLGLDCVKFLLDESGIKNRICFISGLALLAGGIPGLIGSTWYAIEVYVERSTLVFHNVFVGTQYKFGWSCWLGMSGSLGCFLAGAFLTCCGRLLQEANSEKDFHPGAIRKVYLPPALTLSCHPFVSTATGHPCKGVLTPGKGHPGVRMRKWWWGAQDRL; translated from the exons ATGCGGTTTCTGCTCCAGTATCTGGGCTGCTTCTCAGCCTTCCTCTCGGTGGGGCTCCTCATCATGGCCACCTGGACGGATTGTTGGATGGTCAACACCGACGACTCCCTGGAG GTAAGTGCCACGTGCCGTGGCCTCTGGTGGGAGTGTGTCACCAATGCCTTTGATGGGATAACCACCTGTGACGAATACGACTCCATCTTTGCTGAGCACCCAG TGAAGCTGGTCCTGACCCGGGTTCTGCTAATCACCGCTGACCTTCTGGCCGGGCTCGGATTCGTGTTTCTCCTTCTgggcctggactgtgtgaagtTCCTCCTGGATGAATCGGGGATCAAAAACCGTATCTGCTTCATCTCTGGCCTGGCGCTCTTAGCAGGAG GTATTCCTGGGCTCATCGGCTCCACCTGGTATGCCATTGAGGTCTACGTGGAGCGCTCCACCCTGGTCTTCCATAATGTCTTTGTGGGCACCCAATATAAGTTTGGCTGGTCTTGCTGGCTCGGGATGAGCGGTTCCTTGGGATGCTTCCTAGCCGGTGCCTTCTTAACCTGCTGCGGACGCCTTCTCCAAG AGGCCAACTCGGAGAAGGACTTCCATCCTGGTGCTATACGGAAGGTTTACCTGCCTCCTGCCCTGACTCTCTCCTGCCATCCGTTTGTGTCGACCGCCACGGGACACCCGTGCAAGGGTGTCCTTACACCCGGCAAGGGACACCCGGGTGTAAGGATGAGgaagtggtggtggggggcacaaGACAGGCTCTGA